From Gammaproteobacteria bacterium, the proteins below share one genomic window:
- a CDS encoding alpha/beta hydrolase, with protein MKVVFSHGKESGPWGFKIKRLAEIARQQGFSVDSIDYTDLVDPELRVERLLAALEPEVDEFVLVGSSMGGYVALVASETVAAKGVFLMAPALYMPGFKHQQHEPKSPHIEIVHGWSDDVIPADHSIEYARYSDCTLHLISGDHALNGVIETVERLFERFLATISRA; from the coding sequence TTGAAAGTCGTTTTTTCACACGGCAAGGAAAGCGGTCCCTGGGGTTTTAAAATCAAGCGCCTGGCGGAGATTGCGCGCCAGCAGGGATTCAGCGTCGACAGCATTGATTACACGGACCTGGTGGATCCGGAGCTTCGGGTCGAACGCCTGCTGGCTGCGCTGGAACCGGAAGTCGACGAGTTTGTCCTGGTCGGTTCCAGCATGGGAGGTTATGTTGCGCTGGTCGCATCCGAAACGGTTGCGGCAAAAGGGGTATTCCTGATGGCGCCGGCGCTTTATATGCCCGGCTTCAAACATCAACAGCATGAGCCTAAATCGCCCCATATTGAAATCGTACACGGTTGGTCAGACGACGTGATTCCCGCCGATCACTCGATTGAGTATGCGCGATACTCTGATTGCACGTTGCACCTGATTAGCGGCGACCATGCCTTGAATGGTGTAATCGAAACGGTTGAGCGCCTGTTCGAGCGCTTCCTGGCAACCATTTCGCGGGCATAG
- a CDS encoding dimethylsulfoniopropionate lyase produces MNAWENELEELNDLIWHTIAARQDIVNGRQIEIPQPISTARQDSESRFSDNFPVLQHLDQALSLVTNFDLAEIAGRFSRVMDNLRWSQNPNYDDNNSSRSFLDGYAYVGISGPDAPIRCAVPRGGLVLLGPGVVYPSHHHEPKEVYLVLTPGSQWCLDEGDWFDVAPGDLVFHDSWQMHAMRTRDKPLLAFAGWLDAGDRRDIGWSDNNASTSCG; encoded by the coding sequence ATGAATGCCTGGGAAAACGAACTCGAAGAACTCAATGATCTGATCTGGCATACAATTGCAGCGCGCCAGGACATTGTAAACGGGCGCCAGATCGAGATACCGCAGCCGATCTCTACGGCACGGCAGGATTCTGAATCCCGCTTCAGCGACAATTTTCCAGTGCTGCAACACCTCGATCAGGCATTGTCATTGGTCACGAACTTTGATTTAGCCGAAATTGCCGGGAGATTTTCACGCGTTATGGATAACCTGAGGTGGTCACAAAATCCAAACTACGACGATAACAACAGCAGCCGAAGTTTTCTCGACGGTTACGCCTATGTCGGCATCTCTGGTCCGGACGCACCGATCAGGTGCGCGGTACCCCGTGGCGGCCTGGTGCTGCTCGGTCCCGGTGTCGTCTATCCGAGCCATCACCATGAACCGAAAGAAGTCTACCTGGTGCTGACCCCGGGCTCGCAGTGGTGTCTCGACGAAGGCGACTGGTTCGATGTCGCACCCGGTGACCTGGTCTTTCACGACAGCTGGCAGATGCACGCGATGCGCACCCGCGACAAGCCATTACTTGCCTTCGCCGGCTGGCTGGATGCGGGCGACCGGCGCGACATCGGCTGGTCCGACAACAATGCAAGCACCAGTTGCGGCTAA